One part of the Maridesulfovibrio bastinii DSM 16055 genome encodes these proteins:
- a CDS encoding MucR family transcriptional regulator, giving the protein MDDYLKEALEIVKAQASVRTMTEEEITSMVHKLSAGIQSISEGLSDAEVQQEPPVDPKKAIREKSIICLESGKSFKVLTKRHLAKYGLTPDEYREKWGYPKKTPLVCKSLQRERRKKMKDMKLWEKRKKK; this is encoded by the coding sequence ATGGATGATTATTTGAAAGAAGCTCTTGAAATTGTGAAGGCTCAGGCAAGTGTAAGGACCATGACAGAGGAAGAAATAACATCAATGGTCCATAAGCTTTCAGCTGGAATCCAAAGTATAAGTGAAGGATTAAGTGACGCTGAGGTTCAGCAGGAACCTCCGGTTGATCCTAAAAAAGCAATACGCGAAAAAAGCATCATTTGCCTTGAATCAGGAAAATCTTTCAAAGTGCTGACTAAACGGCACCTTGCAAAATACGGATTAACTCCTGATGAGTACCGTGAGAAGTGGGGCTACCCGAAAAAAACTCCGCTGGTATGTAAATCTTTACAGAGGGAACGCCGTAAAAAGATGAAAGATATGAAGCTCTGGGAAAAGAGAAAGAAAAAATAG
- a CDS encoding OmpA/MotB family protein — MAKNKEEDIIFIEGKADDGPPPEEGLPPWMATFADMVTLLLCFFVLLLSFANQDIANFETLKGSMSKAFGVQYADRSAKNMAFSESPNAASSTKKSAKKDLQALALELRAFVSDGNVAKMMHINMEQTGVMVRVPTRAVFKAGTAEINESAKPILDKVAQQMSKKNLNLVVRGHTDDRPTRGNRYASNWELSAARAAACLRYIKDRSGISPNRMKAVGYAGTRPLVPNTSNENRQINQRVEFYYQPSGDGDW, encoded by the coding sequence ATGGCTAAAAATAAAGAAGAAGATATCATTTTCATTGAAGGCAAGGCCGATGACGGCCCGCCTCCAGAAGAAGGGCTTCCGCCGTGGATGGCTACTTTTGCCGACATGGTTACACTTCTGCTTTGCTTTTTTGTGCTTCTTCTCTCGTTTGCAAATCAGGATATAGCCAACTTTGAAACCCTGAAAGGCTCGATGTCCAAGGCTTTCGGTGTTCAGTATGCGGATAGAAGTGCAAAGAACATGGCTTTTTCTGAAAGTCCTAATGCCGCAAGTTCAACTAAAAAATCAGCAAAAAAGGATCTTCAAGCTCTGGCCCTTGAGCTGCGGGCCTTCGTTTCCGACGGCAATGTGGCAAAAATGATGCATATTAATATGGAACAGACCGGTGTCATGGTCAGAGTTCCTACCAGAGCTGTCTTTAAAGCTGGAACTGCTGAAATAAATGAAAGTGCAAAACCGATTCTGGATAAAGTTGCGCAGCAGATGAGCAAGAAGAATCTTAATCTGGTTGTCCGTGGTCATACCGATGACCGACCTACCAGAGGTAACAGATATGCTTCCAACTGGGAGCTTTCAGCTGCCCGTGCGGCTGCATGTCTGCGTTATATAAAAGACAGGTCCGGTATTTCTCCTAACCGTATGAAAGCTGTAGGATATGCCGGAACAAGACCTCTGGTTCCTAATACTTCTAATGAAAACCGGCAGATTAATCAGCGTGTTGAATTTTATTACCAGCCGAGTGGCGACGGGGACTGGTAG
- a CDS encoding response regulator — MKKTIIPHYIPRLLIIDDEKYNIEFLQIVLSHSGYIVESAQSGAEGRRKAETFQPDMILLDILMPSESGYETCALLKQNPETSHIPIIFLTALDDHKNFRRGLDAGATDFIAKPFEYREVLMRIRLHLKLLCGDKFMFTGKLLGSDKPVIDHVPEFPMEKICPFYDDQEEADAKDNSFCEIALISPGLADIIMLEFRDDESTTPSNEKIREIISLSIGPHYTTSEIMRDLGLRLSALGYSEKTEAKLIHIDLDNDLATIVNAGETPLIHLDSDNQFTFIEPQTFGAGSTGLGYPPCSTVDFKQGHRLIACTPSFLSGFKTLPAGIVELQNTASATAQVDIKTACEAIGRTIGNPREKSGELVVLQR, encoded by the coding sequence ATGAAAAAAACAATTATTCCCCATTATATTCCACGATTGCTCATAATTGATGATGAGAAATACAATATAGAATTTCTTCAGATTGTTCTTTCGCATTCAGGATACATTGTTGAATCCGCTCAAAGCGGTGCTGAAGGCCGCCGGAAAGCAGAAACTTTTCAGCCTGATATGATACTGCTTGATATCCTTATGCCTTCAGAGTCCGGTTATGAGACATGTGCGCTGCTCAAGCAAAACCCGGAAACAAGTCACATACCGATTATATTTCTCACGGCACTGGATGATCATAAAAATTTTCGCAGGGGGCTGGATGCCGGAGCCACAGATTTTATAGCAAAACCGTTTGAGTACAGAGAAGTACTGATGAGAATCAGGCTGCATCTGAAACTTCTGTGCGGTGATAAATTCATGTTTACAGGAAAACTTCTGGGATCGGACAAGCCCGTTATTGACCATGTTCCGGAGTTTCCCATGGAAAAAATATGTCCATTCTACGATGATCAGGAAGAAGCGGATGCCAAGGATAATTCATTTTGTGAAATAGCTCTTATCAGTCCAGGCCTTGCGGATATAATTATGCTCGAATTCAGAGATGATGAGTCAACGACTCCGAGCAACGAAAAAATACGTGAAATAATATCACTGAGCATTGGCCCCCACTATACCACTTCGGAAATTATGCGAGATCTTGGACTGAGATTATCAGCTCTGGGATATTCTGAAAAAACCGAAGCAAAACTCATCCATATAGATCTTGATAATGATCTTGCCACCATAGTTAATGCAGGAGAAACTCCTCTCATTCATCTGGATTCAGACAATCAATTTACTTTTATTGAGCCTCAGACTTTCGGTGCAGGCTCAACAGGTCTTGGGTATCCACCCTGCTCAACTGTAGACTTCAAGCAGGGTCACCGCTTAATCGCCTGCACGCCGTCTTTCCTTTCCGGCTTTAAAACACTTCCAGCCGGGATAGTTGAATTGCAAAACACAGCTTCAGCAACGGCTCAGGTTGATATTAAAACGGCCTGCGAAGCCATAGGAAGAACAATCGGCAATCCTCGCGAAAAAAGCGGCGAGCTTGTTGTTCTGCAAAGATAG
- a CDS encoding rhodanese-like domain-containing protein, whose protein sequence is MSILRKLVAATAVAVLCFALAGCFGTDKFGKEVEKETGAVKLVREVQRGNYDVITTAELKGLIDNKTDMVIVDTMPYEASYKKEHVPGAVQFLFPIPDMDTWDTSKTDGKTQEDYIKLLGPDKDKLIIVYCGFVKCTRSHNGAAWAKKLGYTNVKRYPGGIFAWKGAKYPAEAVK, encoded by the coding sequence ATGAGTATCTTAAGGAAATTGGTCGCTGCAACCGCAGTTGCAGTGCTTTGTTTTGCTTTGGCCGGATGTTTCGGAACTGATAAATTCGGAAAGGAAGTTGAGAAGGAAACCGGAGCTGTTAAGCTTGTGCGTGAAGTTCAGCGCGGAAATTATGACGTTATAACCACTGCCGAACTCAAAGGTCTAATTGATAATAAGACTGATATGGTCATTGTTGATACCATGCCTTATGAAGCAAGCTATAAAAAGGAACACGTTCCCGGTGCGGTTCAGTTCCTTTTCCCTATTCCGGATATGGATACATGGGATACCTCTAAAACAGATGGAAAAACTCAGGAAGATTACATCAAACTGCTTGGACCCGATAAAGATAAACTCATCATTGTTTATTGCGGATTTGTAAAATGTACCCGCAGTCACAATGGAGCCGCATGGGCTAAAAAGCTTGGCTACACCAATGTAAAGCGCTACCCCGGTGGAATCTTTGCATGGAAGGGTGCCAAGTATCCTGCTGAAGCTGTAAAGTAA
- a CDS encoding MauE/DoxX family redox-associated membrane protein encodes MAKIFSLKIYFVLRILFAVIFLYSGISKLFSPADFALVISGYGILPDAIIPLAAIAIPVVEILVAAGLCFDIKGSLTLYSLMIIVFMAVLFHGISMGLDVDCGCFGPEDPEGKAFHSLKEALLRDGAIFAGCLYLYAVRAVRGIRPVAVWRMLARIKS; translated from the coding sequence ATGGCTAAAATTTTTTCTCTTAAAATTTATTTTGTTCTCCGGATTCTGTTCGCTGTGATTTTTCTTTATTCAGGAATATCCAAGCTGTTTTCTCCTGCCGATTTTGCGCTTGTAATAAGCGGGTACGGGATTCTGCCTGATGCGATAATTCCTTTGGCAGCTATTGCAATTCCTGTTGTCGAGATACTGGTGGCCGCAGGTTTGTGTTTTGATATAAAAGGGAGCCTTACCCTTTACAGCCTTATGATAATTGTCTTTATGGCTGTACTTTTTCATGGAATAAGCATGGGGCTTGATGTTGATTGCGGGTGTTTCGGTCCGGAAGACCCTGAAGGAAAAGCTTTTCACTCGCTTAAAGAAGCTTTGTTGCGTGACGGAGCTATTTTTGCGGGATGTTTATATCTCTATGCTGTGCGTGCTGTGCGCGGGATCAGGCCCGTGGCTGTATGGAGAATGCTCGCACGGATCAAATCCTAA
- a CDS encoding DEAD/DEAH box helicase produces the protein MKENDLDKPEDNHSKNNEALEKIVEPENSLPPIEKKDLPEKLQQAVDNVGWNSLSPVQSLSIPYQLQNRDLMVQARTGSGKTGAFLLPIIEKVKPGTGRTQALILVPTRELARQVAHEAETLLGGLGMKSVAVYGGVGYGKQREALKEGCEIVVGTPGRVLDHMIARTLDISALQTLIFDEADRMLSIGFYPDMKEVQSHLPRHRINTNMFSATFPEHVLRLAGEFMIEPQLLSLSSSEVHVTEIEHVFYEVPAMGKERHLMRILEMENPSSAIIFCNTKANVNFVTAVLKNFGFNAGELSSDLSQSKRERILNQIRSGEVRFLVATDVAARGIDIPDLSHVILYEPPEDKESYIHRAGRTGRAGSSGIAISLVDVIQKLELQRIATRYGIDLQERTIPEDSDVMNIIEARLSAILEAGYRSRTILEKERIARYKELVSRLSQDEDQLTLVAMLLDDLYQKSLHARPEQPPQQQEQGRGRGKPSGKRNSGNSGRKNYRGRRRGGNSGSTPSSGRGQPQRGNKR, from the coding sequence ATGAAAGAAAATGATTTAGACAAACCGGAAGATAATCACAGTAAAAATAATGAGGCTCTTGAAAAAATAGTCGAACCTGAAAATTCACTGCCTCCCATTGAAAAAAAAGATCTTCCAGAAAAGCTTCAACAGGCCGTTGACAATGTGGGCTGGAATTCTCTCAGTCCAGTACAGTCGCTATCAATCCCATACCAGTTGCAAAACAGAGACCTGATGGTGCAGGCCCGCACAGGAAGCGGTAAAACCGGAGCCTTTCTGCTGCCCATAATTGAGAAGGTTAAACCGGGAACAGGGCGCACACAGGCTCTTATACTCGTACCTACAAGGGAGCTGGCCCGTCAGGTTGCCCACGAAGCCGAAACCCTGCTTGGCGGACTCGGAATGAAATCCGTAGCCGTCTATGGTGGTGTTGGATACGGCAAACAAAGGGAAGCCCTCAAGGAAGGCTGCGAAATAGTTGTAGGAACACCGGGCAGGGTTCTTGATCATATGATTGCCCGTACACTGGATATTTCCGCTTTGCAGACACTTATTTTTGATGAAGCCGACCGGATGCTCTCAATCGGTTTTTATCCCGACATGAAGGAAGTCCAGTCCCACCTTCCGCGCCACCGTATAAACACCAATATGTTTTCGGCCACTTTTCCGGAACATGTCCTGCGCCTTGCCGGAGAATTTATGATCGAGCCCCAGCTGTTGAGCCTCAGCAGCAGTGAAGTGCATGTCACTGAGATTGAGCATGTTTTTTATGAAGTTCCGGCAATGGGCAAAGAAAGACATCTTATGCGGATTCTGGAAATGGAGAATCCCTCATCAGCAATTATATTCTGCAATACAAAAGCAAATGTAAATTTTGTAACCGCAGTCCTCAAAAATTTCGGATTCAATGCCGGAGAATTAAGTTCCGATCTCTCACAGAGCAAACGGGAACGCATCCTCAACCAGATAAGGAGCGGGGAAGTCCGTTTTCTGGTTGCCACGGACGTAGCCGCCAGAGGAATTGATATCCCTGACCTCTCCCACGTTATTCTTTATGAACCGCCTGAAGACAAGGAATCATACATCCACCGTGCCGGCAGAACAGGCAGAGCCGGTAGTTCAGGAATAGCCATTTCACTTGTCGATGTTATTCAGAAACTGGAACTGCAACGCATTGCCACCCGTTACGGAATAGATCTGCAGGAAAGAACCATTCCTGAAGACAGTGATGTCATGAACATCATTGAAGCCCGTTTGAGTGCCATCCTCGAAGCAGGATACAGATCCCGCACCATTCTGGAAAAAGAACGTATCGCCCGCTACAAGGAGCTTGTCAGCAGACTCTCACAGGACGAAGATCAGCTCACACTGGTAGCCATGCTTCTTGACGACCTCTACCAGAAATCACTGCATGCCCGCCCCGAGCAGCCACCTCAGCAGCAGGAACAGGGACGCGGAAGAGGAAAACCTTCAGGAAAAAGAAATTCCGGAAATTCGGGCAGAAAAAACTACCGCGGCAGAAGAAGGGGCGGTAATTCCGGAAGCACTCCGTCCTCAGGCAGAGGACAACCACAACGTGGTAATAAAAGGTAA
- a CDS encoding pyridoxal phosphate-dependent aminotransferase → MKLLSPQVDNYIDNSSWIRKMFEAGIELKKKYGENNVYDFSLGNPDVPAPAVVGEALREIADTAEEPFAFGYMPNFGYQDVRDVLAGRASREQGVEIKGSEIIITCGAAGGINTLFRTVLEPGEEVLCPAPFFVEYSFYAQNFGGSLKTVPSKPLTFQLDLKHIDDSITEKTRVVLINSPNNPTGAIYPEEDLKKLAEILNKHNEGRERPIFLIADEPYRFLAFDGEKVPSILPNYDYSLVISSFSKNLSLAGERIGYILINPDMPGKEQLTAGLVLANRILGFVNAPAIGQKLLAKAIDADVDKNIYLERRNAMAEVLDKAGYNYTMPKGAFYFFPEAPGCDDVKFCAALQEERVLAVPGSGFGMPGYFRLAFCVGTEVITGSQEGFKKAIEKFK, encoded by the coding sequence ATGAAACTTCTTTCACCACAGGTAGACAACTACATCGACAACTCCTCCTGGATTCGCAAAATGTTTGAAGCCGGGATAGAACTCAAAAAAAAATACGGTGAAAACAATGTTTATGACTTTTCACTGGGCAACCCTGATGTGCCTGCTCCAGCTGTTGTTGGTGAGGCCTTAAGAGAAATTGCCGACACTGCTGAAGAGCCTTTCGCTTTCGGATATATGCCGAATTTCGGATATCAGGATGTGCGTGATGTTCTCGCAGGGCGTGCCAGTCGTGAACAGGGTGTTGAGATCAAAGGCTCGGAAATTATCATTACCTGCGGTGCAGCAGGAGGAATCAATACTCTTTTCCGTACGGTTCTTGAACCGGGTGAAGAGGTTCTCTGCCCGGCACCGTTTTTTGTAGAATACAGCTTTTATGCCCAGAACTTCGGTGGCAGCCTGAAAACAGTGCCTTCAAAACCACTGACTTTCCAGCTCGATCTCAAACATATTGATGATTCTATCACTGAAAAGACAAGGGTCGTTTTAATCAACTCCCCGAACAACCCGACCGGCGCAATCTACCCCGAAGAAGACCTGAAAAAGCTTGCTGAAATACTGAACAAGCATAACGAAGGACGTGAACGTCCTATCTTCCTGATTGCAGACGAACCCTACCGTTTTCTCGCATTTGACGGGGAAAAAGTTCCGTCCATACTCCCCAATTATGATTACAGCCTTGTTATCAGTTCTTTTTCAAAGAACCTTTCCCTTGCCGGAGAACGCATCGGCTATATCCTCATCAATCCTGATATGCCCGGTAAAGAGCAGCTTACAGCCGGACTTGTACTGGCCAACCGCATTCTCGGTTTTGTCAATGCGCCTGCAATCGGACAAAAACTGCTTGCAAAAGCAATTGATGCTGATGTTGATAAAAATATTTATCTTGAAAGACGCAACGCTATGGCTGAAGTTCTTGATAAGGCTGGTTACAACTACACTATGCCCAAAGGAGCTTTCTACTTCTTCCCTGAAGCTCCCGGATGCGATGATGTTAAATTCTGCGCAGCCCTGCAGGAAGAAAGAGTCCTTGCTGTTCCCGGATCAGGCTTCGGCATGCCGGGATACTTCCGCCTTGCTTTCTGCGTAGGAACAGAAGTTATTACCGGTTCCCAAGAAGGCTTCAAAAAAGCTATTGAAAAATTCAAATAG
- a CDS encoding M48 family metallopeptidase: MSSDRIFVNGYAVALTVRRSTRAKNVIFRVIPGKGLEVVIPKWVALNEVPDFVDRKKGWISRAVETMRRNGLSLEPKKLVLPDKIYFAANNTEYTLVRSLNGRGSLKIVKNARRLHLRGASWTPEEELDSLKKFVRLEAKSFLVPELRKVSRELGLPFEKVAVRSQRSRWGSCSVRKNINLNCKLMFLPFELVRHLFIHELSHTIHLNHSEKFWKLVAAAQPEYKEYEKRLSAGSVYVPDWMNFKS, translated from the coding sequence ATGTCTTCAGACAGGATATTTGTGAATGGATATGCCGTTGCGTTGACGGTCCGTAGAAGTACAAGAGCAAAAAATGTTATTTTCAGGGTTATACCCGGCAAAGGTCTTGAGGTGGTGATACCGAAGTGGGTCGCCCTTAATGAAGTGCCTGATTTTGTGGATAGAAAAAAAGGCTGGATCAGCAGAGCCGTTGAAACAATGCGCAGGAATGGGCTGTCCCTTGAACCGAAAAAACTGGTCCTTCCTGATAAAATTTATTTTGCTGCCAACAACACTGAATACACTTTGGTCAGATCTTTAAACGGTCGCGGAAGTCTTAAAATAGTTAAAAATGCTCGCAGACTGCACCTAAGAGGAGCCTCATGGACTCCTGAGGAAGAGCTTGATTCATTAAAAAAGTTCGTCAGGCTTGAAGCAAAAAGTTTTCTGGTTCCAGAACTGCGAAAGGTTTCACGGGAACTGGGGCTGCCTTTTGAGAAAGTGGCTGTGAGGTCTCAGCGCAGCCGCTGGGGAAGCTGCTCCGTGCGTAAGAATATAAATTTAAACTGCAAACTTATGTTTCTTCCTTTTGAACTGGTCCGGCATCTTTTCATTCACGAGCTGTCACACACCATCCATCTGAATCATTCTGAGAAATTCTGGAAACTTGTTGCAGCTGCCCAGCCGGAATACAAAGAATATGAAAAACGTCTTTCTGCAGGGTCGGTATATGTTCCAGACTGGATGAATTTTAAATCCTGA
- a CDS encoding MFS transporter, with protein sequence MTNINNRKMYIFLLILTIASTVGLQGWRTLMNNFAVEVAGLNGGQFGFVGSIRELPGFFSLFVVYFLLIFKEHHLAALSVMITGVGVALAGFMPSYAGIAFTTLLMSFGFHYYETMNQSLTLQYFGYSEAPLVMGRMRSMAAATNITIGVAIFLASGFMGYSSMFLAAGGIAFVAGLGCCFMDPSSTEIPIQHKKMILRPKYWLFYALTFLAGARRQIFVAFAVFLLVKKFDYSVQQVTMLFVFNNIINYFLNPIIAKSVNKLGERKILSIEYGFLVIIFLAYAFTDSPIIGGLLYILDNILYNCAIAIKTFFQKIADKPDIAPSMAVGFTINHIAAVFIPALGGIAWMQDYKIVFIGAAVMSAASFILAQFIDRELKLKALNND encoded by the coding sequence ATGACCAATATAAACAACCGTAAAATGTACATTTTTCTGCTTATCCTCACTATAGCCTCAACCGTAGGCCTTCAGGGTTGGCGCACACTGATGAATAACTTTGCTGTGGAGGTCGCAGGACTTAACGGCGGACAGTTCGGATTTGTCGGATCAATAAGGGAACTGCCGGGATTCTTTTCACTGTTTGTGGTATATTTTCTGCTCATTTTCAAGGAGCATCATCTTGCGGCACTGTCAGTTATGATTACGGGTGTAGGTGTTGCTCTTGCCGGATTTATGCCCTCATACGCCGGGATTGCATTCACAACCTTACTGATGTCGTTCGGCTTCCACTATTATGAAACCATGAATCAGTCGCTGACACTTCAGTATTTCGGTTATTCTGAAGCACCGCTGGTGATGGGAAGAATGCGAAGCATGGCAGCGGCGACAAATATAACCATCGGAGTGGCTATTTTTCTTGCGTCCGGTTTTATGGGCTATTCTTCCATGTTTCTTGCTGCCGGGGGCATAGCCTTTGTTGCCGGTCTGGGATGCTGCTTTATGGACCCATCCTCTACGGAAATCCCTATACAGCATAAAAAAATGATTCTACGGCCCAAGTACTGGCTCTTTTACGCACTGACATTTCTGGCTGGAGCCAGAAGACAAATTTTTGTCGCTTTTGCCGTTTTCCTGCTGGTTAAAAAATTTGATTACTCTGTCCAGCAGGTCACAATGCTTTTTGTCTTCAATAATATAATCAACTATTTTTTAAATCCAATCATAGCAAAATCGGTCAACAAACTTGGCGAGCGAAAAATCCTTTCTATAGAATATGGATTTCTAGTAATAATATTTCTTGCATACGCTTTCACGGACAGCCCTATCATAGGCGGACTTCTCTATATTCTGGACAACATACTCTACAACTGTGCCATAGCAATTAAGACCTTCTTCCAGAAAATAGCTGATAAGCCTGATATTGCTCCGAGCATGGCGGTTGGTTTTACCATAAACCATATTGCCGCGGTATTTATACCAGCTCTTGGAGGAATTGCCTGGATGCAGGATTATAAAATTGTCTTCATCGGAGCTGCGGTTATGTCCGCGGCATCCTTTATTCTGGCTCAGTTTATTGACCGAGAACTTAAGCTGAAAGCTCTGAACAATGATTGA
- a CDS encoding PEP-CTERM domain protein, with protein sequence MRRRLLVFFLFSVFLLSSLPASASPLYLTLSGKVSGIRDGGWLAHKSDIHLGDTLNYIVSVDTDQIGSTTSHNGRTYDLGGTFFTALESGNLMGQNQNAHSDQLNWGADFGYASVLQSGNQNSNLYLTKWGFDPTDFKVGDIFTDTYEIAYSNGKHSSRIDLGNLVITGISTSAATPTPVPGAFLLMGSGLFVVGYFRRKLA encoded by the coding sequence ATGCGTAGAAGGTTATTGGTTTTTTTCCTTTTTTCAGTCTTTTTGCTATCAAGTTTGCCAGCATCGGCATCTCCTCTATATCTAACTCTTTCCGGTAAAGTTAGTGGAATTCGTGATGGGGGCTGGCTTGCACATAAGTCGGATATTCATTTGGGCGATACACTCAATTATATTGTTTCTGTTGATACTGACCAGATCGGTTCAACCACTTCACATAATGGAAGAACATATGATCTCGGTGGAACCTTTTTCACTGCTCTTGAGTCTGGAAACCTGATGGGACAGAACCAGAATGCCCATAGCGACCAGCTTAACTGGGGTGCTGACTTCGGTTATGCTTCTGTTTTGCAGTCCGGTAACCAGAATTCAAACCTGTACCTTACAAAGTGGGGCTTTGATCCCACTGATTTTAAGGTAGGGGATATCTTCACTGATACCTACGAGATTGCTTATTCCAACGGAAAGCACTCTTCCCGGATTGATCTTGGAAATCTGGTTATAACGGGAATTTCAACTTCAGCTGCCACCCCGACTCCGGTACCGGGTGCTTTTCTGCTGATGGGCTCAGGCCTTTTTGTAGTAGGCTACTTTCGCAGAAAGCTTGCCTAG
- a CDS encoding STAS domain-containing protein, with product MELNKKKIGDVTVIGITGRMDAITTSTYDSYMDNIINDGEIKIVMDFGKLDYISSAGLRSVLTTAKKLKTVNGMLAFANLSGMVNEVFEISGFASMFSIYNTEDEAIEKMK from the coding sequence ATGGAACTTAATAAGAAAAAGATCGGGGATGTAACTGTTATCGGAATAACTGGCAGAATGGATGCCATAACAACTTCGACCTATGACAGCTACATGGATAATATTATTAATGATGGCGAAATTAAAATCGTCATGGATTTCGGTAAACTGGATTATATTTCCAGTGCAGGCTTGCGTTCTGTGCTTACCACTGCAAAAAAATTAAAAACAGTTAATGGAATGCTGGCCTTTGCCAACCTGTCAGGAATGGTAAATGAAGTTTTCGAAATATCAGGTTTCGCATCAATGTTCAGTATTTATAACACTGAAGACGAAGCAATTGAAAAAATGAAATAG
- a CDS encoding chemotaxis protein CheD — protein MQNSCILKPQIFLHTGDVYIGVSPTMVSTVLGSCVAITMHEPAMEQGIICHSFLPRVSESRDRVNGRIQICRYVDTAVEHLLQTMLKLGAKKKNLEIKLFGGSNGIANKRVRVSSAFSVGERNVSTALECLAKHSLKPIAMDVGGNVGRKLFFDTQTGDIWLKRLGKLGSSLADK, from the coding sequence ATGCAGAACTCCTGTATATTAAAGCCGCAGATATTCCTGCACACCGGTGACGTTTACATTGGTGTTTCTCCTACAATGGTTTCCACTGTGCTGGGATCATGTGTGGCTATAACCATGCACGAGCCTGCTATGGAACAGGGAATTATCTGTCACTCTTTTCTGCCGCGGGTTTCAGAATCAAGAGACCGCGTTAACGGCAGAATCCAGATATGCAGATACGTTGATACGGCTGTAGAACATCTGCTGCAAACCATGCTCAAGCTGGGGGCCAAAAAAAAGAATCTCGAAATCAAACTCTTTGGCGGATCAAACGGAATTGCCAATAAACGAGTTCGAGTTTCATCGGCCTTTTCAGTCGGGGAGCGGAATGTAAGCACCGCGTTGGAATGTTTGGCAAAACATTCTCTTAAGCCGATAGCAATGGACGTTGGCGGAAATGTAGGCAGAAAACTTTTTTTTGATACGCAGACAGGTGATATCTGGCTTAAACGTCTGGGTAAGTTAGGCTCATCACTAGCCGACAAATAA
- a CDS encoding Hpt domain-containing protein: MSQKYKVTVDSELEEIMPRYIEIRLNELEELEKYLAEKNAEAVRMLGHRLKGTGASYGIEELTDIGAAIEDIAKTGSFAGIAEHTKRLRYILENIEIEYEDM, from the coding sequence ATGAGCCAGAAATATAAGGTTACTGTAGATTCCGAGTTAGAAGAGATTATGCCCAGATATATTGAAATAAGACTCAATGAACTGGAAGAACTTGAAAAATATCTAGCTGAAAAAAATGCTGAAGCAGTTAGAATGCTGGGCCACAGACTGAAAGGAACGGGTGCTTCATATGGAATAGAAGAGCTCACGGACATAGGTGCAGCAATTGAAGATATTGCGAAAACAGGTTCTTTTGCAGGGATTGCTGAACATACCAAAAGGCTCCGCTATATACTTGAAAATATAGAAATAGAATATGAAGATATGTAA